The region GTGGTCAAGAACCCTGCCGTTCGCGGTCGGACTCGTCGGCAGGTGGGGTGACCTCCTCCTCGCCTATATCTGCATCTCGGGCCGCAGTGAGTTTGGTCTCGAGGTCCTCGATGCGGCGCTGCAGTCTGGTGAGTTCCTCGTCCTCGCCCCGGTTGGCGGACCAGCGTCCGAGCAGGAAGAGCCCGACACCGACACCGATGGGGATGACGGCCATGAACAGGAACAGGACGAACACGATGAGGAGCTCCGGGCCACCGGGGATGGCGCCGAACAGTGGAACCATAGCCGGCTGCTGGGCCGCCTCGGATATGTGTTTTCTCCCGCTCAGGCGTCGTCCGTTCGGTCCTCAGTCGCTTCGCCGGTATCATCCCCCTCAGCCGCTTCTTCAACGGCGAGTTCGGCTTCGAGTTCCTCAACGCGAGCCTTCATCTCGGCCATTTCGTCGTCGTTCCCGCCCGAGCGGTTCAGCAGGAAGACAACGACAGCCACCAGCGGGCCGAACAGCAACAGCAGGACGAGCAGGATAATCAGCAGTTCCGGCCCACCTGGGATCGCACCGAACAGGAGCATAGGCGAACGCACAGGTCGAGGCGATATGGGCCTTTTCCCTCTCGCCATGCCGTCGAAACAGTTTTAAGAAATAGCGGGGCAGGACACAATGGTCGGTCTGGTCCACCGATATGCTCTGAGTCGACGCGTGAGGACTCAAGGGGAACAACCAAGCGGGGGACTGAGTAGCGGCTGTTACCGCCCGTCGTACACAACGTCGCCGTCGACGACGGTTAGCGCCACATCGATCTCCGAAATCCCCTCCTGATTCTCCCACGGCGATTCCTCGAGCACCGTGAAGTCCGCGAGCTTTCCTGTCTCGACAGTTCCCAATCGGCCCTCGTCGAAGCCGGCGTAGGCCGCCCCGAGCGTGTAGGCCCGCAGCGCCTCGGTCACGGAGAGCTGCTGGGCGTCCACCTCGGTGTTGACTGCCTCGTCGATGCCCGCGAGCGGGTCCAGCGGCATGCAGTCCGAGCCGAACGCCAGCGGCGCGCCAACCTCGTTGAGTTGCGCGTAGCGGTTGGTTTCGAACCGCCGGTCGCCCAGCCGGGACTCATAGAGCCCGCCGTCTTTCGCCCACTTGAGGAAGTTGGGCTGGACGGAGGCGACGACGCCCGTCTCGCCGAAGCGCTCGATAGCTTCCTCGGACGCGAGTTCGACGTGTTCGACGCGGTGGCGCATCCCGCCGGGGTCGTCGGTCTGCTCGAAAGCGTCGAGCACCGCGTCGATAGCCACGTCGCCGATTGCGTGGGCAGTGACCTGAAAGCCGGCTGCGTCAGCCGTTTCGACGATGTCGTGTAGTTCGTCCGGGTCGACGACCCACGAACCGTTCTCGCTGGTGTCGTCGTCGTAGGGTGTCGATATCTTGGCTGTCCGACCGCCGAAACTGCCGTCGGTGTAGGTCTTAACCGCGCCCGTCTGAACCATCTCGGAGCCGTGGTTGGTCCGCAGGCCGGTCTCGATGAGTGCGTCGAGATGATCCGACCAGTAGTTCAGCCGAACGCGGAGCGAGAGTTCTCCGGCGAGCTCCATCTCGCGGTAGAGTTGCGGCGAGTAGGAGCCCCGGACCATGTCGTGGACTCCCGTCACCCCGAGTTCGTTGGCGCGGGCCTGCGCGGCCGTGACGAGGCGCTCGGTTTCGGCGGCGTCGGGCGCGACGGCGTCGTAGAGCACGTCCACCGCTTTCTCGACGAGGACGCCTGTGGGCTCACCGTTCTCGTAGTGAACGTCAGCCTCCGCCATCTCGTCCTCATATCGGTCGAGGACAACGCTGTTGACCGAGGCAACGTGCATATCCTCGCGGAACGCGACGACGGGGCGCTCCGCGGAAACGGCGTCTAAATCCGCCTTATCAGGGTAGCGGTTCTCGGGCCAGCGGCTCTCATCGTAGCCGTAGCCCAGCACCCACTCCGGTGCGTCGGGGTCGGCGGTCTCCTGTTCGCGCTCGCGAAGCAGCGAGACGGCTTCGTTTAGGTCGTCGGCCGCCGAGAGGTCGGCGTTAACGAGGGAGCGCCCGAGTGTCTCCATGTGGGTGTGGGCGTCGATGAACCCCGGCAGGAGGACGCGGCCCTCGAGGTCGACGACTTCGGTTTCGGTGCCCGCGAGGAACTCCACGTCGTAGGTGGAGCCCAGCCGGACGACCTCGCCGCTGCGGACGGCAACGGCCTCGAAGGTCTCGTCGGGGTCGGTCAGCGTGTGGATCTCGCCGTCGAGAAAGACGGTGTCGGCGGCCTCGGTCATACCGAGAGGGGAGGCGGCAGCAGGCAAAACGGTTCGGGAAGCGGTCGCGGGCAGACTGGCGACGGAGAGGCGGACAGTCGCCTCCGACAGCCGCCGCCGGACCGGTACGTGCCGGAGCCGGGAATCAACGCCGGACCGGGAGACCGCGGCTCCGGCAACCAACGCCGGACCAGTATGTGCCGGAGCCGGCAACCAACGCCGGACCGGTAACGGTTTGGCCCGCCAAACGGAACGCCGAGCCATGAACGAGTACGACGCCGACGCGGCCGAGGAACTGGCCGACCGGGTCCGCACAGGCGACCTCCGACTCTACGAACTGGAGGACCACGCCGACGCCGACACCGCTGCCGCCGCCCGACGACGACTAGTCGAGGAGCACTCCGGTGCCGACCTCTCGACCACCGCGGAGTACGCCCTCGACGCCGAGCAGGCTTCCGAGAGCGCCATCGAGAACATGATTGGGGCTGCCCAGATTCCGATGGGTGTCGCCGGTCCCGTCACCATCGACGGCGGCGCCTACGACGGCGAGACGTACCTGCCGCTGGCGACGACGGAGGGGGCGCTGCTGGCTTCGGTCAACCGCGGCCTCTCAGTCATCGACGACAGCGGTGGCGCCGCTGCTCGCGTCACCAAACGGGGGATGACCCGTGCGCCGGTGTTCCGCGTGAGCGGTATCGCCGAGAGCCAGGCACTTGCTGACTGGACCCGTGACAACGTCGAGAAACTGCGAGCGGCCGCCGAGTCGACGACGAGCCACGGGAAACTCATGGACGTGACCCCCTACGTCGTCGCGGACAACGTCTACCTGCGGTTCCGCTACGACACCGCCGACGCGATGGGGATGAACATGGCCACCATCGCTACCCAAGCGGCCGCCGACGTGGTTGAGGCCGAAACCGACGCCTCGCTGGTCGCGCTCTCGGGCAACATGTGCACGGACAAGAAGCCCGCCGCGATCAACGCCGTCGAGGGGCGCGGCCGCAGCGTCACCGCGGAGGTGAAGATTCCACGCGAGATGGTCGAGAAGACGCTCAAGACCAGTCCTGAGGCCATCAGCGAGGTCAACACCCGGAAGAACCTACTCGGCAGCGCGAAAGCCGCGAGTCTGGGGTTCAACGCACAGGCTGCCAACGTCGTCGCCGCGATGTATCTTGCGACGGGACAGGACGCCGCACAGGTGGTCGAGGGGAGCAACGCCATCGTCTCGATGGAGGCCCGCGAGGACGGCCTCTACGCGGCGATTTCGATGGCGAGCATCGAAGTCGGCACCGTCGGCGGCGGGACGAAGCTCCCGACGCAGGCAGAGGGGCTTGACGTGCTGGGGATCCGCGGCGGCGGCGACCCGGCAGGGTCGAACGCGGACGCGCTCGCGGAGTGTGTGGCCGTGGGCGCGCTGGCGGGCGAACTCTCGCTGCTCTCGGCGCTCGCTTCGCGCCATCTTTCGAGTGCTCACGAACAGTTGGGTCGGTAGACGCCGCTGCGGGAGTTCTTCTGGCGACAGCGGAGAGTACCGCGACAGTGAAGGCGAACAACACCGCGGAGTTCCCTTGATCTCGGAGAACCCGCACCGCCCAGCATCCACACCCTCCCCAACCGATTCGCTCACTCCCGCTGGTCGCTCGCGTCATCCCTCGCGCGCTCGCTCACGCCCGGAGGCGTTCGCGTCGCGCGCCACCACGGCGCCGGACTCACACTAACCGCAAGCCACCACCGGACTGAATCACTTCGCCCTGGCGCCGCAGTTTCTCCAGCAGTTTCTCCGCGGCACCGCGAGGAACGCCGTCCTCGACTGCTTTTTCGAGAATTTCCTCCTCAGTTCCCTCGTCTCGGACCGCATCCCGGACGATCTCGTCACGGCTCCGGGATTTCTCCCGCGTGGTGTCGCCGGCGGCCGCCACTTCGTCGGGGTCGACCCCCGACTCCTCGAGATACTCGCGTTCGGAGAGCCCGCTCTCCTCGGCCATCGTCTCGAGTTCCGAAACGTGGGCCACATCGGCGAACGCCTCACTGTCGCCGTGTTTCTTCGCCAGCAGCGCGGCGCGAGCCTCGCGGGCGGCGTCGCGGTCCTCGCTCTCGAAAAATCGCTTCAGCTTCTTGGTCTGGTGGCGGCGGCCACAGGTCGGGCAAGTGGCGGAGTCGCTCTCGCGGGGGTCCGTCAGCAGCCAGTAGGCTCCGCAGTCGGTGCAGCCGACGACGGCGTACATGCTGGGGAGTGGTGCGCTTTCGGTCATGAATCCTCCGCTCGGCTGTGATGGACTGCCTGCATCCCCGTACTTTTCCGATCCACCCCCGACTTCACGAATATGCGCGTACTCGTCACCGGCTCGGAAGGCCGCGTCGCATCCGGTATCAAGCAGCATCTCGACGGAGACTCCCCCCACGAGTTCGTCTACCTCGACCGCGAGGATGCCCCGGACGTGGATTTCGTCGCCGATATCTCCGATTACGAGGCCATCCGCCCAGCGTTCGACGGCGTCGATGCAGTGGTCCACCTCGCCGCGAATCCCGCGGTCTCCGCGTCGTGGGAGTCAGTCGAGCAGAGCAACCTCATCGGTACCCGGAACGTGCTCGAAGCCGCCTCAGACGCCGAGGTCGAGCGATTCCTCTTTGCCTCCTCCATCCACGCCGCGGGGATGTGGGAAGAAGAGGGCAAGCCCGAGATATACGAACTCGACGACGAGACGAACGTCACGGTGGACGACGACGAGCGGCCCGATTCGTACTACGGCGTGTCGAAAGCCTATGGCGAGGATCTGGGGCGGTTCTACATCGAGCAGCGGGAGTACCCAAAGCAGTTCTACGCGACCCGTATCGCCAGCATCCGCGGCGGGCTCTACGACAACCCCTACGGCGACGCCGAGAAGGGCGTCGAGCGCGGTGACTGGGAGCGCGGCGGTCCGAAATATACGGAGCAGGTCAAGCGCCTGAAGGGGACGTGGCTCTCCCTACGGGACTGGGCGCAGTTGGTGGAGCTGTGTCTGACTGATGAGGAGACGGAGTTCGGGATTTTCTTCGCGACCAGCGACAACCCCCGGAGCTGGTTCGACCTCGAGCACACGAAAGAACTGCTGGGCTACGAGCCCGAGGATTCGGCGAGTGATTGGCAGTCGCCGCCATCCGAGTTGTTGGAGTAACAGCAGCGTCGCGGGTTTTCGGGTGGTGTTGCGCGTTTTGGCTCTGTTGAATTCCTATTCTTCAGACAGATTTCGTGTGAAACAGTCGTTCAGTATATGTGCGAGTGTAGCATCCGCGAGCGAAGCGAGCGGTTCCCCGGACCCGACCGTAGGGAGGGTCCGCCCTTTTGGCATCAACGGGTTTTGCCGGGGTTCGACCGAGCGGAGCGAGGGAGGACCCCGGTAAAAGAGGTTGCTGTATTGACCGCACGGAATCAGAGTATGTCCTCTGGGAAGGATTTCAACAAAGTCCGTGTTTTCGAAAGTATGCTGGGCTTGGGAGGGACCGGTAACAGCATCAGGAGGACTATCGTTGACCACGTGTACAGCACCGCTTCCTGCTCCACAGCCACAAGGCTCGCGGCTCCTCCGTCGCCGCTCGCTTTCCGAGGGAGTTTTCCTCTCGATTCCTCCCCAGCCGGTTCGTTCGGGAGTAACGCTCGCGCACCCTCCTGAAGAGCACAGCTCACCCGTCCCTCGTTCGTTGCATCGCCGGCTTCGCCGGCTGCTAGCGGGATCTTCGATCCCACCCTACTCACGAGGACCTCGCGTCGACACCTGCGGAGCGGTGGCAGTGGACGCGCGGCCTCGCACCGGTCGCGAGGCCGTGGGGAGGATGCGGGGAAGACCATCGCGGGGCTGTGCAGGTCCTCCGAGGCCAAGGGAACTCCGCGGTACTGTTCGCTGTCGCGGTCACAGAAGCCACACTGTCCACAATCACCGAAACTCCATCACGCAAAAACGAACCATCACCGAAACAAATCTATCTGAATCAGTCCCGAAGGACATCCAGCCGGAACTCGAACGCGGAGACAGGAACCTCCAGTTCGCGTTCGACCAACAACCTCGGGTGGACCTCACCCAAAACCCCCGCGGACTCCCCATCAATCACCACGTCCGCCACCCGGCCGTCGATGAAGCTCGGGTGCTCGGTCGCCGGCGTCTCCAGATCTACGTCGAA is a window of halophilic archaeon DL31 DNA encoding:
- a CDS encoding sec-independent protein translocase component TatA (KEGG: hla:Hlac_0311 sec-independent protein translocase component TatA); this encodes MLLFGAIPGGPELLIILLVLLLLFGPLVAVVVFLLNRSGGNDDEMAEMKARVEELEAELAVEEAAEGDDTGEATEDRTDDA
- a CDS encoding Amidohydrolase 3 (PFAM: Amidohydrolase 3~KEGG: hbo:Hbor_10020 tim-barrel fold metal-dependent hydrolase), with product MTEAADTVFLDGEIHTLTDPDETFEAVAVRSGEVVRLGSTYDVEFLAGTETEVVDLEGRVLLPGFIDAHTHMETLGRSLVNADLSAADDLNEAVSLLREREQETADPDAPEWVLGYGYDESRWPENRYPDKADLDAVSAERPVVAFREDMHVASVNSVVLDRYEDEMAEADVHYENGEPTGVLVEKAVDVLYDAVAPDAAETERLVTAAQARANELGVTGVHDMVRGSYSPQLYREMELAGELSLRVRLNYWSDHLDALIETGLRTNHGSEMVQTGAVKTYTDGSFGGRTAKISTPYDDDTSENGSWVVDPDELHDIVETADAAGFQVTAHAIGDVAIDAVLDAFEQTDDPGGMRHRVEHVELASEEAIERFGETGVVASVQPNFLKWAKDGGLYESRLGDRRFETNRYAQLNEVGAPLAFGSDCMPLDPLAGIDEAVNTEVDAQQLSVTEALRAYTLGAAYAGFDEGRLGTVETGKLADFTVLEESPWENQEGISEIDVALTVVDGDVVYDGR
- a CDS encoding 3-hydroxy-3-methylglutaryl Coenzyme A reductase (TIGRFAM: Hydroxymethylglutaryl-CoA reductase, class I, catalytic~KEGG: hvo:HVO_2583 hydroxymethylglutaryl-CoA reductase (NADPH)~PFAM: Hydroxymethylglutaryl-CoA reductase, class I/II, catalytic) codes for the protein MNEYDADAAEELADRVRTGDLRLYELEDHADADTAAAARRRLVEEHSGADLSTTAEYALDAEQASESAIENMIGAAQIPMGVAGPVTIDGGAYDGETYLPLATTEGALLASVNRGLSVIDDSGGAAARVTKRGMTRAPVFRVSGIAESQALADWTRDNVEKLRAAAESTTSHGKLMDVTPYVVADNVYLRFRYDTADAMGMNMATIATQAAADVVEAETDASLVALSGNMCTDKKPAAINAVEGRGRSVTAEVKIPREMVEKTLKTSPEAISEVNTRKNLLGSAKAASLGFNAQAANVVAAMYLATGQDAAQVVEGSNAIVSMEAREDGLYAAISMASIEVGTVGGGTKLPTQAEGLDVLGIRGGGDPAGSNADALAECVAVGALAGELSLLSALASRHLSSAHEQLGR
- a CDS encoding hypothetical protein (KEGG: hbo:Hbor_09950 hypothetical protein), with amino-acid sequence MYAVVGCTDCGAYWLLTDPRESDSATCPTCGRRHQTKKLKRFFESEDRDAAREARAALLAKKHGDSEAFADVAHVSELETMAEESGLSEREYLEESGVDPDEVAAAGDTTREKSRSRDEIVRDAVRDEGTEEEILEKAVEDGVPRGAAEKLLEKLRRQGEVIQSGGGLRLV
- a CDS encoding NAD-dependent epimerase/dehydratase (PFAM: NAD-dependent epimerase/dehydratase~KEGG: htu:Htur_4433 NAD-dependent epimerase/dehydratase), whose translation is MRVLVTGSEGRVASGIKQHLDGDSPHEFVYLDREDAPDVDFVADISDYEAIRPAFDGVDAVVHLAANPAVSASWESVEQSNLIGTRNVLEAASDAEVERFLFASSIHAAGMWEEEGKPEIYELDDETNVTVDDDERPDSYYGVSKAYGEDLGRFYIEQREYPKQFYATRIASIRGGLYDNPYGDAEKGVERGDWERGGPKYTEQVKRLKGTWLSLRDWAQLVELCLTDEETEFGIFFATSDNPRSWFDLEHTKELLGYEPEDSASDWQSPPSELLE